A region of Streptomyces sp. TG1A-60 DNA encodes the following proteins:
- a CDS encoding alpha/beta hydrolase family protein: protein MSDPNDASPTGMSRRALARGTAATGLAALFGATATGTATAATHRAAPRKSTATSQTATATATRTVTPLGPRTLDVSLPSTALGRSAPVRLILPSSFGAQPSRTYPVLYLLHGAHDDYTSWTRETDVVAFTEGRELIVAMPDAGPTGIPTAWRDGPDYETFQVDEVPALLARDYRASGVRAVAGVSTGGYGAMAHAARHPGTFAAAASYSGILDTMAPGVPSLMDAIVARENLAPRSLWGNPFLNLLTWRDFNPRSRAAGLRATALYVSSGSGVAGGTGDWLPEALESALWPSAHAFTDTLARLRVPVTTHFYPGGGHSWAYWKREFGASWPMLAGALGVPA from the coding sequence ATGTCCGACCCCAACGACGCATCGCCCACCGGAATGTCCCGACGCGCCCTCGCCAGGGGGACCGCCGCCACCGGCCTGGCCGCCCTCTTCGGCGCCACAGCCACCGGTACCGCCACGGCGGCCACACACCGGGCGGCCCCACGCAAGTCGACCGCCACCAGCCAGACAGCCACAGCCACAGCCACTCGAACGGTCACCCCGCTCGGCCCCCGCACCCTCGACGTCTCCCTCCCCTCCACCGCCCTGGGCCGGAGCGCCCCGGTGCGACTGATCCTCCCCTCCTCCTTCGGCGCGCAGCCCAGCCGGACGTACCCCGTCCTGTACCTCCTCCACGGCGCCCACGACGACTACACGTCCTGGACCCGGGAGACGGACGTAGTGGCGTTCACGGAGGGCCGCGAGCTGATCGTGGCGATGCCGGACGCCGGGCCGACCGGCATTCCCACCGCCTGGCGGGACGGGCCCGACTACGAGACCTTCCAGGTCGACGAGGTGCCGGCGCTGCTGGCCCGCGACTACCGCGCGTCCGGGGTCCGGGCGGTCGCCGGGGTCTCCACCGGCGGCTACGGTGCGATGGCGCACGCCGCCCGTCACCCGGGGACGTTCGCCGCGGCGGCCTCCTACAGCGGGATCCTCGACACCATGGCGCCCGGAGTGCCCAGCCTGATGGACGCCATCGTGGCCCGGGAGAACCTGGCGCCGCGATCCCTGTGGGGCAACCCGTTCCTGAACCTCCTCACCTGGCGGGACTTCAACCCGCGTTCCCGCGCGGCGGGGCTGCGCGCCACCGCCCTGTACGTGTCCAGCGGCAGCGGCGTGGCCGGCGGGACCGGTGACTGGCTCCCGGAAGCGCTGGAGAGCGCGCTGTGGCCGTCGGCGCACGCCTTCACCGACACGCTCGCGCGGCTGCGGGTCCCGGTGACCACCCACTTCTACCCGGGAGGAGGACACAGCTGGGCCTACTGGAAGCGGGAGTTCGGCGCGTCGTGGCCGATGCTCGCCGGTGCGCTGGGGGTGCCGGCGTGA
- a CDS encoding fatty acyl-AMP ligase, with product MDCRRPPLAPVFRSLPEYVRHWAETTPDRRAFTFVDHPAPQSRGVHRTLTWRRLDLRIRAVAARLATEAEPGSRVAVLCPQGTEYVTSFLAALAAGLVAVPLYPPGLPGQGDRLSAVLTDACPAVVVTTGPVLDEVRELCAGRATKVIAADQVPDAAAGDWRPTAPDDGAVAYLQYTSGSTRTPAGVEITHANVVANARQALAAYGADAHPVTCVGWLPLYHDMGLVLSVAAPVVRGLLSVLMDPVAFLHEPVRWLRLLAAHPRALSAAPNFAYDYCASAVTEAQKADLRLGGVSALLNGSEPVRPGTADRFHAAFAAQGLLPETHCPSYGLAEATVFVSAARPGEPLRRFALDRDALASGKALPARADDPRAVLLAGCGTPAGQRVRIADPVSRVALAEGEVGEIWVQGPNVGRGYRNQDRQSRHVFGAVFAEVTDGPGGWLRTGDLGTVLDGQLIVTGRLKDLIVVDGRNHYPQDVEATAQDAHPAVRRDRLAAFGVPGGTGERVVVVAEHARTVPLAEIDVPALVRNVRAAVSARHGLRLSEVLLLAPGTVPRTSSGKVSRALTRERYLAGAYAAGVVG from the coding sequence ATGGACTGCCGCCGCCCCCCGCTCGCGCCCGTGTTCCGGAGTCTGCCGGAGTACGTGCGGCACTGGGCCGAGACCACTCCCGACCGCCGGGCGTTCACCTTCGTCGACCACCCCGCGCCGCAGTCGCGGGGCGTCCACCGCACGTTGACCTGGCGCCGCCTGGACCTGCGGATACGGGCCGTGGCCGCCCGGCTCGCCACGGAGGCCGAGCCCGGGTCCCGGGTCGCGGTGCTGTGTCCGCAGGGGACGGAGTACGTCACCTCCTTCCTCGCGGCGCTCGCCGCCGGACTGGTCGCCGTACCGCTGTATCCGCCCGGTCTGCCCGGACAGGGCGACCGGCTGTCGGCGGTCCTGACCGACGCGTGCCCGGCGGTCGTCGTGACGACGGGACCCGTGCTCGACGAGGTGCGGGAGCTCTGTGCGGGCCGGGCGACGAAGGTCATCGCCGCCGACCAGGTGCCCGACGCCGCCGCCGGCGACTGGCGGCCGACCGCGCCCGACGACGGCGCGGTCGCCTACCTCCAGTACACCTCCGGCTCGACCCGCACCCCGGCGGGCGTGGAGATCACCCATGCCAACGTCGTCGCCAACGCCCGCCAGGCGCTGGCCGCCTACGGTGCCGACGCGCACCCGGTGACCTGTGTGGGCTGGCTGCCGCTGTACCACGACATGGGTCTCGTGCTGAGCGTCGCGGCGCCGGTGGTGCGGGGGCTGCTGTCGGTGCTGATGGATCCGGTGGCGTTCCTGCACGAGCCCGTGCGCTGGCTGCGGCTGCTGGCCGCACACCCGCGCGCGCTGAGCGCCGCGCCCAACTTCGCCTACGACTACTGCGCGTCGGCGGTCACCGAGGCACAGAAGGCCGACCTGCGGCTGGGCGGCGTCAGCGCGCTGCTCAACGGCAGCGAGCCGGTCCGCCCCGGCACGGCCGACCGTTTCCACGCCGCGTTCGCCGCGCAGGGACTCCTGCCGGAGACGCACTGTCCGTCGTACGGGCTGGCCGAGGCGACCGTCTTCGTCAGTGCCGCCCGCCCCGGGGAGCCGTTGCGCAGGTTCGCGCTCGACCGTGACGCCCTGGCCAGCGGGAAGGCTCTGCCCGCGCGGGCCGACGATCCTCGGGCCGTGCTGCTGGCCGGCTGCGGCACCCCGGCGGGCCAGCGGGTGCGGATCGCCGATCCGGTGTCCCGGGTGGCACTGGCGGAGGGGGAGGTCGGCGAGATCTGGGTGCAGGGCCCCAACGTGGGGCGGGGGTACCGGAATCAGGACCGGCAGAGCCGGCACGTCTTCGGCGCCGTGTTCGCCGAGGTCACGGACGGTCCGGGCGGATGGCTGCGGACCGGCGATCTGGGGACGGTCCTGGACGGGCAGCTGATCGTCACCGGACGGCTGAAGGACCTCATCGTCGTCGACGGGCGCAACCACTACCCGCAGGACGTGGAGGCCACGGCCCAGGACGCGCATCCGGCCGTACGGCGTGACCGGCTCGCCGCGTTCGGCGTGCCCGGCGGCACCGGGGAGCGGGTGGTCGTCGTCGCGGAGCACGCGCGGACCGTGCCTCTCGCCGAGATCGACGTACCGGCCCTGGTACGGAACGTACGCGCGGCCGTCTCGGCCCGGCACGGGCTGCGGCTCTCGGAGGTCCTCCTCCTCGCACCGGGCACGGTGCCCCGCACCTCCAGCGGCAAGGTGTCACGGGCACTGACCCGGGAGCGCTATCTGGCGGGCGCCTACGCGGCGGGAGTCGTGGGATGA
- a CDS encoding acyl-CoA carboxylase subunit beta, translated as MRAVAPGGPGRRGEYGARERIDLLLDAGSFTETGLFVRARPTGDDARRPYGDGVVTGHGTIDGRPVCVFAQDATVFGGSMGEAFGEKTIALMDLALKTGCPVIGLNDGGGARIQEGVTSLALYAELVRRNVQASGVIPQISVVLGPCAGGAAYSPAITDFTVMVDGASHMFVTGPDVIETVTGERTSAEELGGARTSNTVNGNAHFLAADEVDALDTVRDLLSYLPANNLERPPQYAPGAAPAGLCLDAVVPDRLGQAYDMRDVLRAVVDDGELLEVQELFAPNIICALALVEGAAVGVVANQPLHAAGVLDIDASEKAARFVRFCDAFGIPLLTFADVPGYLSGVRQEQAGIIRRGAKLLYAYAEATVPKVTVVVRKAYGGGYAVMGSKHLGADINLAWPTARIAVMGAEGAVGVLHRRELAAAADPDALRARLVSAYEGTYGTPYLAAERGYVDAVIAPRDTRAHICRALRALRGKRAPMPERRHGNIPL; from the coding sequence ATGCGGGCGGTCGCTCCGGGCGGACCCGGGAGACGTGGAGAATACGGCGCCCGGGAGCGGATCGACCTGCTGCTGGACGCGGGCTCGTTCACCGAGACGGGCCTGTTCGTGCGGGCCCGGCCCACCGGCGACGACGCCCGGCGTCCGTACGGCGACGGCGTGGTCACCGGGCACGGCACGATCGACGGCCGCCCCGTCTGTGTCTTCGCCCAGGACGCCACGGTCTTCGGCGGCAGCATGGGCGAGGCCTTCGGCGAGAAGACCATCGCCCTGATGGACCTCGCCCTGAAGACGGGCTGTCCGGTGATCGGGCTCAACGACGGCGGCGGCGCCCGCATCCAGGAGGGCGTCACCTCGCTCGCCCTCTACGCGGAGTTGGTGCGCCGCAACGTACAGGCGTCCGGGGTGATCCCGCAGATCTCGGTCGTCCTCGGGCCGTGCGCCGGCGGGGCCGCCTACTCGCCGGCCATCACCGACTTCACCGTGATGGTGGACGGCGCCTCGCACATGTTCGTCACCGGGCCCGACGTCATCGAGACGGTCACCGGCGAGCGCACCAGCGCCGAGGAACTGGGCGGCGCCCGCACCAGCAACACCGTCAACGGCAACGCCCACTTCCTCGCCGCCGACGAGGTGGACGCCCTCGACACCGTACGTGACCTGCTGTCGTACCTGCCCGCCAACAACCTGGAGCGGCCCCCGCAGTACGCGCCGGGGGCCGCGCCCGCCGGGCTGTGCCTGGACGCGGTGGTGCCGGACCGGCTCGGGCAGGCCTACGACATGCGGGACGTCCTGCGCGCGGTCGTCGACGACGGTGAGCTCCTGGAGGTCCAGGAGCTGTTCGCGCCGAACATCATCTGCGCGCTGGCCCTCGTCGAGGGCGCGGCCGTCGGTGTCGTCGCCAATCAGCCACTGCACGCCGCCGGGGTCCTCGACATCGACGCCTCCGAGAAGGCCGCGCGGTTCGTACGGTTCTGCGACGCGTTCGGCATCCCGCTGCTCACCTTCGCCGACGTCCCGGGCTATCTCTCCGGCGTGCGCCAGGAGCAGGCCGGCATCATCCGGCGCGGCGCGAAACTCCTGTACGCGTACGCCGAGGCGACCGTCCCCAAGGTCACGGTGGTGGTACGCAAGGCGTACGGCGGCGGCTACGCGGTGATGGGCTCCAAGCATCTCGGCGCCGACATCAACCTCGCCTGGCCCACCGCCCGGATCGCCGTCATGGGCGCCGAGGGCGCGGTGGGTGTCCTGCACCGGCGTGAACTCGCCGCCGCCGCCGACCCCGACGCGCTGCGCGCCCGTCTGGTCTCCGCGTACGAGGGCACGTACGGCACGCCGTATCTCGCCGCCGAGCGCGGATACGTCGACGCGGTCATCGCCCCGCGCGACACCCGCGCCCACATCTGCCGCGCCCTGCGCGCCCTGCGCGGCAAGCGCGCCCCGATGCCGGAACGCCGCCACGGCAACATCCCGCTCTGA
- a CDS encoding expansin EXLX1 family cellulose-binding protein — MRGRLALLAAVTAFLATATAPAYASVQPGVTYSGEGTFYGATGVGNCLYDATGDIAVAALNHTDYDNARMCGAHIRVRGPRGEITVKIVDRCPECRPGDVDLGRQAFARIADPVAGRVPITWTLVSPDISGPVAYRYKEGSSPWWCGIQVRDHRNPVATLEVRTGTTWHRLPRQEYNYFVSADGTGCGSAIRVTDIHGQTLTDTGITVTPNVDQPGRAQFGKR, encoded by the coding sequence ATGCGTGGACGACTCGCCCTCCTCGCCGCCGTCACGGCCTTCCTCGCCACGGCCACCGCACCGGCGTACGCCAGTGTCCAGCCGGGTGTGACCTACTCCGGCGAGGGCACCTTCTACGGCGCGACCGGCGTCGGGAACTGCCTCTACGACGCCACCGGCGACATCGCCGTCGCGGCCCTCAACCACACCGACTACGACAACGCCCGGATGTGCGGCGCCCACATCCGCGTCAGGGGGCCCCGGGGCGAGATCACGGTGAAGATCGTCGACCGCTGCCCGGAGTGCCGCCCCGGCGACGTCGACCTCGGCCGGCAGGCGTTCGCCCGCATCGCCGATCCCGTGGCCGGCCGGGTGCCGATCACCTGGACGCTGGTGAGCCCGGACATCAGCGGCCCGGTCGCCTACCGCTACAAGGAGGGGTCCTCGCCGTGGTGGTGCGGCATCCAGGTCCGCGACCACCGCAACCCCGTGGCCACCCTGGAGGTCCGCACCGGCACGACCTGGCACCGGCTGCCGCGCCAGGAGTACAACTACTTCGTCTCCGCGGACGGCACCGGCTGCGGCTCCGCCATCCGCGTCACCGACATCCACGGCCAGACCCTCACCGACACCGGCATCACCGTCACCCCGAACGTCGACCAGCCGGGCCGCGCCCAGTTCGGCAAACGCTGA
- a CDS encoding DUF4142 domain-containing protein translates to MPRTWRIGTIFVSGGLLMTVAALAYPPLLGIEKTASSQERIISNTQFGPLTEADRDFVIKVRSAGLWEYPLGEMVMERGTTPEMKEAGEHLVVGHAGLDEMCRKIAPELGIRLNNEASPQQQEFVETVDAATGKEFDSTAVTIMRVTHGQIFPAIAKIRASTRNTLVRQLADLANDTVLDHITVLEKTGLVDHDQVNYQQTNPPKLPREQVTPPVPPPGAPMVVLTPRPDLDVRTSAPTPTPTAGDAATE, encoded by the coding sequence ATGCCGCGCACATGGCGCATCGGAACGATCTTCGTGAGTGGTGGTCTGCTGATGACCGTCGCCGCGCTCGCCTACCCCCCCTTGCTGGGGATCGAGAAGACGGCCTCCTCTCAGGAACGGATCATCTCCAACACGCAGTTCGGCCCGCTGACCGAGGCCGACCGGGACTTCGTCATCAAGGTCCGTTCGGCGGGGCTGTGGGAGTACCCGCTGGGTGAGATGGTGATGGAGCGCGGTACGACGCCGGAGATGAAGGAGGCGGGCGAGCACCTGGTCGTCGGGCACGCCGGCCTGGACGAGATGTGCCGGAAGATCGCCCCCGAGCTGGGCATCAGGCTCAACAACGAGGCGAGCCCGCAGCAGCAGGAGTTCGTGGAGACCGTCGACGCGGCCACCGGCAAGGAGTTCGACTCCACCGCGGTGACCATCATGCGGGTGACGCACGGCCAGATCTTCCCGGCCATCGCGAAGATCCGTGCCAGTACGCGGAACACACTGGTGCGGCAGCTGGCCGACCTGGCCAACGACACCGTGCTCGACCACATCACGGTGCTGGAGAAGACCGGCCTGGTCGACCACGACCAGGTCAACTACCAGCAGACCAACCCGCCCAAGCTCCCCAGGGAGCAGGTCACCCCGCCCGTGCCCCCGCCGGGCGCACCGATGGTCGTCCTGACCCCCCGCCCGGACCTGGACGTGCGGACAAGCGCCCCGACACCGACCCCGACGGCGGGCGACGCCGCCACGGAGTGA
- a CDS encoding cyclase family protein, which translates to MTDNGPAVSRRQFDAIFESVRTWGRWPQADRGAWNRVTADHVRRAVAGVRSGVVVPMALPWNTRPGPDNRKPALHHMTDLGDVESPEPTTHKDFIAADYHGKGVTHLDALSHIAYRGRLYDGRAADGAVNAAGARFGAVSSLGPLVTRGVLLDLPAALGVRWLEPGQAVHARDVVAAEKALGVTIGEGDAVLLRSGCVRRREELGAWDPDEASAGLHAAAVPLLAGRGIALLGGDGDSDVRPSPVEGVHSPVHALVVAAMGVPLLDNLDLEALADATAEAARYDFLLVVAPLNVPGGTGSPVNPVAVL; encoded by the coding sequence ATGACCGACAACGGGCCCGCAGTCTCCCGGCGGCAGTTCGACGCGATCTTCGAATCGGTTCGTACGTGGGGGCGCTGGCCCCAGGCGGACCGGGGTGCCTGGAACCGGGTGACGGCGGACCATGTGCGGCGGGCCGTGGCGGGAGTGCGGTCGGGGGTGGTCGTCCCGATGGCGCTGCCGTGGAACACGCGGCCGGGCCCGGACAACCGGAAGCCCGCCCTGCACCACATGACCGATCTCGGGGACGTGGAGAGCCCGGAACCCACCACCCACAAGGACTTCATCGCCGCCGACTACCACGGCAAGGGCGTCACCCATCTCGACGCTCTCTCCCACATCGCCTACCGGGGGCGGCTCTACGACGGCCGGGCGGCCGACGGGGCCGTCAACGCCGCGGGTGCCCGGTTCGGCGCGGTCTCGTCGCTCGGACCCCTCGTCACACGGGGTGTGCTGCTCGACCTGCCCGCCGCCCTCGGTGTCCGCTGGCTGGAGCCGGGGCAGGCCGTGCACGCCAGGGACGTCGTCGCCGCCGAGAAGGCGCTCGGCGTGACGATCGGCGAGGGCGACGCGGTACTGCTCCGGTCCGGGTGTGTCCGCCGCCGCGAGGAACTCGGCGCCTGGGACCCCGACGAGGCGAGCGCGGGGCTCCATGCGGCGGCCGTACCCCTGCTGGCCGGACGGGGCATCGCGCTGCTCGGCGGCGACGGTGACAGCGATGTGCGGCCCTCGCCCGTGGAGGGCGTGCACTCGCCGGTCCACGCCCTGGTGGTGGCCGCGATGGGGGTGCCGCTGCTGGACAACCTCGACCTGGAAGCGCTCGCCGACGCGACCGCAGAGGCAGCGCGCTACGACTTCCTCCTCGTCGTGGCTCCGCTGAACGTCCCGGGCGGTACGGGTTCCCCCGTCAATCCGGTCGCGGTCCTGTGA